Proteins from a single region of Theobroma cacao cultivar B97-61/B2 chromosome 10, Criollo_cocoa_genome_V2, whole genome shotgun sequence:
- the LOC108663628 gene encoding uncharacterized protein LOC108663628, whose translation MFTKGIDGVLRYGTKLYVPDSDGLRREILEEAHMAAYVVHLGVTKMYQDLKEVYWWERLKKDVAEFVSKCLVCQQVKVEHKRPTGLLQPLPVPEWKWEHIAMDFVTGGAQFTSRFWKKLQEALGTKLDFSTAFHPQTDGQSEQTIQILEDMLRACVIDLGVRLPIGWLEVGERKLLGPKLVHYAIEKICMIHQRMFSAQSRQKSYADNRRRNLEFQVGDHVFLKVSLTKRVMRFGKKGKLSPWYIGPFEILEKVRAMAYHLALPPDLSNIHPVFHVSMLRKYNPYPSHVIRYETIQLKDDLTYEEQPVALLD comes from the exons atgtttactaaaggcatAGATGGAGTATTAAGGTATGGAACCAAACTTTATGTGCCCGATAGTGATGGATTGAGAagagaaatattggaagaaGCACACATGGCAGCCTATGTGGTACATCTAGGGGttacaaagatgtatcaagatttgaaagaggtaTATTGGTGGGAAAGACTTAAGaaagatgtagctgagttCGTCTCCAAGTGCTTGGTTTGTCAACAAGTTAAAGTAGAGCATAAAAGGCCTACAGGGCTACTACAGCCATTACCAGTGCCCGaatggaaatgggagcatatTGCAATGGATTTTGTAACGGG GGGGGCACAATTCACCAGTAGGTTCTGGAAAAAGTTACAAGAAGCgttgggcactaagttggattttagCACAGCTTTCCACCCTCAGACTGATGGACAGTCTGAACAGACAATACAAATATTagaagatatgttgagggcctGTGTAATAGACCTTGGGGTCAG GTTacccattggatggctagaggtgggagaaaggaaactcttgGGGCCTAAGTTGGTACATTACGCCATTGAGAAAATATGTATGATTCATCAAAGGATGTTCtcagcacaaagtagacaaaagtcATATGCTGATAACAGACGAAGGAACTTGGAGTTTCAAGTGGgggatcatgtatttttgaaggTCTCACTAACAAAAagggtaatgaggtttggcaagaagGGAAAATTGAGCCCTTGGTATATAGGACCTTTCGAGATTTTGGAAAAGGTTAGAGCAATGGCATATCACTTGGCATTACCGCCAGACCTTTCAAATATTCACcccgtgtttcatgtgtcAATGCTTAGGAAGTATAACCCATATCCATCTcatgtaatacggtatgaaACCATCCAACTAAAAGATGATTTGACCTATGAGGAGCAACCGGTAGCTCTCCTTGATTGA